The Hymenobacter sp. DG01 genome has a segment encoding these proteins:
- the mnmD gene encoding tRNA (5-methylaminomethyl-2-thiouridine)(34)-methyltransferase MnmD, producing the protein MFTPHVEVRATADGSSTLYVPALNEHYHSTHGALQEARHVYLAAGLEPALTEANQLVWVLEVGFGTGLNALLTLERSLSASQQIFYDTIEKFPLPWEVVSQMHPESYLSGPELQDYQHQLHAAAWNRPVTLTPNFVLLKCSGELQATPLSQDTYQVIYFDAFAPEKQPDMWTDEVFAQLYEAAAPGGVLVSYCAKGSFRRSLKAAGWLVEKVPGPPGKREMTRARKQE; encoded by the coding sequence ATGTTTACACCTCACGTTGAAGTTCGCGCCACCGCCGACGGCTCCAGTACCCTGTACGTGCCCGCCCTGAATGAGCACTACCACAGCACCCACGGCGCCCTGCAGGAGGCGCGCCATGTGTATCTGGCCGCCGGTCTGGAGCCGGCCCTGACCGAGGCCAACCAGTTGGTTTGGGTGCTGGAGGTAGGCTTTGGCACGGGCCTGAATGCTCTGTTGACCCTGGAGCGCAGCCTCAGCGCCAGCCAGCAGATTTTCTACGACACCATCGAGAAGTTTCCGCTGCCCTGGGAGGTAGTCAGTCAAATGCACCCTGAAAGTTACCTCTCGGGCCCCGAGCTGCAGGACTACCAGCACCAGCTGCACGCCGCCGCCTGGAACCGCCCCGTTACGCTCACGCCCAACTTCGTGCTGCTGAAGTGCTCCGGAGAGCTGCAGGCTACACCCCTTTCCCAGGATACCTACCAGGTTATTTACTTCGACGCCTTTGCCCCGGAAAAGCAGCCCGATATGTGGACCGATGAGGTGTTTGCCCAACTCTATGAAGCAGCTGCCCCCGGCGGCGTGCTGGTCAGCTACTGCGCTAAGGGCTCGTTTCGGCGCAGCCTGAAAGCGGCCGGCTGGCTGGTGGAGAAGGTGCCGGGCCCGCCCGGCAAGCGCGAAATGACCCGGGCGCGGAAGCAGGAGTAA
- a CDS encoding thioesterase family protein, which translates to MPRVKVQLPETYLLTVEIPVRITDLNYGAHLGNDALLSILHEARVQFLRHLGHAEYDPATGLGHIMADVAIEYKGEGFYGDVLHIQMAATDLGKYGFDLVYWVKNQAGREIARAKTGMLGFNYNTRQLLPLSEEQAARLRGEKAG; encoded by the coding sequence ATGCCCCGCGTTAAAGTTCAGCTCCCCGAAACCTACCTGCTCACCGTCGAAATTCCGGTGCGCATCACCGACCTCAACTACGGCGCCCACCTCGGCAACGATGCCCTGCTCAGCATCCTGCACGAAGCGCGGGTGCAGTTTCTGCGCCACTTGGGCCACGCCGAATACGACCCGGCCACCGGCCTGGGCCACATCATGGCTGATGTAGCCATTGAGTACAAGGGCGAAGGGTTTTACGGCGACGTGCTGCACATTCAGATGGCCGCCACCGACCTCGGCAAGTACGGCTTCGATTTGGTGTACTGGGTGAAAAACCAGGCGGGTCGCGAAATTGCCCGCGCCAAAACCGGTATGCTCGGCTTCAACTACAACACCCGCCAGCTCCTACCCCTGAGCGAGGAGCAAGCTGCCCGCCTGCGTGGAGAGAAGGCAGGGTAG
- the rlmN gene encoding 23S rRNA (adenine(2503)-C(2))-methyltransferase RlmN produces the protein MIDLPVVSKRDIRKLTPDELKAFMVEHGEKPFRAKQVLEWLWKNTASSFEEMNNISLAMRELLARHFVINGVQVQNSQLSNDGTIKSAFRLHDGNIVEGVLIPHDTRMTACISSQVGCSLTCKFCATGYMERKRNLDAAEIYDQVVRIREQCEAQYGTPLTNIVYMGMGEPLLNYANVVKSIERITAPDGLNMAPRRITVSTAGIAKMIKKLADDGVKANLALSLHAPNDAKRNEIMPINEANSLASLKDALKHYHQVTGRKVTYEYIVFESFNDTLQDAEELYQISKWIPCKVNLIEYNPIENADYVNTADDKLMAFHKYLADRGVQTNVRRSRGKDIDAACGQLAVKEKAEVA, from the coding sequence ATGATTGACTTGCCCGTAGTTTCGAAGCGCGATATCCGCAAGCTCACCCCCGACGAGCTCAAGGCCTTTATGGTGGAGCACGGCGAGAAGCCTTTCCGGGCCAAGCAGGTACTGGAGTGGCTGTGGAAAAACACGGCTTCCTCGTTTGAGGAGATGAACAACATCTCCCTGGCTATGCGTGAGCTGCTGGCCCGGCACTTCGTCATCAATGGCGTGCAGGTGCAGAACTCCCAGCTTTCCAACGACGGTACCATCAAATCGGCCTTCCGCCTGCACGATGGCAACATTGTGGAGGGCGTGCTCATCCCGCACGATACGCGCATGACGGCCTGCATCAGCTCGCAGGTAGGCTGCTCCCTGACCTGCAAGTTCTGCGCTACCGGCTACATGGAGCGCAAGCGTAACCTCGATGCCGCCGAAATCTACGACCAGGTGGTACGCATCCGGGAGCAGTGCGAGGCTCAGTACGGCACCCCGCTCACCAACATCGTGTACATGGGCATGGGCGAGCCGCTGCTGAACTACGCCAACGTGGTAAAAAGTATTGAGCGCATCACGGCTCCCGACGGCCTCAACATGGCCCCGCGTCGCATCACCGTCAGCACCGCCGGTATTGCCAAGATGATCAAGAAGCTGGCCGACGACGGTGTAAAAGCTAATCTGGCCCTCTCCCTGCACGCGCCTAACGACGCCAAGCGCAACGAAATCATGCCCATCAACGAAGCCAACTCCCTGGCCTCTTTGAAGGACGCCCTCAAGCACTACCACCAGGTAACGGGCCGTAAGGTCACCTACGAGTACATCGTGTTCGAGAGCTTCAACGACACGCTGCAGGATGCCGAGGAGTTGTACCAGATTTCGAAGTGGATTCCCTGCAAGGTGAACCTCATCGAGTACAACCCCATCGAAAATGCCGACTACGTGAATACCGCCGATGACAAGCTGATGGCTTTTCACAAGTACTTGGCCGACCGGGGCGTGCAAACCAATGTGCGCCGCTCCCGGGGTAAGGACATAGATGCCGCCTGCGGGCAGCTGGCCGTGAAGGAAAAAGCCGAGGTAGCGTAG
- a CDS encoding YihY/virulence factor BrkB family protein: protein MATHYRFSDVVNILKTTASEFMVNNSFRHAAALSYYTIFSLPPLLLIVITVASSVYGAEAVTGQIYGQMRGFLGADSAKFLQDSIAEFTKQQKTGVASIIGIGTLIFAATTFFVTLQESINDIWNLKVKPRNGIWQFVRDRLLSFGLILSVALLLLISFVISALLSVFTDQLQRWFPEVAVIFIHLIDFALSLFITSLLFGLIYRFLPDAIIRWRDVGIGAVITALLFLVGKYLIAFYIAQSNPGSAFGAAGSAIVLLLWVNYSSLIIFFGAEFTQEFADAFGQKVQPKAHAVRIETREVPEGETKEEISTGRPRAEGRWRG, encoded by the coding sequence ATGGCCACGCACTACCGCTTCTCCGACGTTGTTAATATTCTGAAAACCACGGCCAGCGAGTTCATGGTGAACAACTCGTTCCGGCACGCGGCGGCTCTGTCCTACTATACTATCTTCTCGCTCCCGCCCCTGCTGCTGATTGTTATTACGGTAGCCAGCTCCGTGTATGGGGCCGAAGCCGTAACGGGCCAGATTTACGGGCAGATGCGCGGGTTCCTGGGTGCCGATTCGGCTAAGTTCCTGCAGGACTCCATTGCCGAGTTTACCAAGCAGCAGAAAACCGGCGTGGCTTCCATCATTGGTATTGGCACGCTGATTTTCGCGGCCACCACCTTCTTCGTGACCCTGCAGGAAAGCATCAACGACATCTGGAACTTGAAGGTGAAGCCCCGCAACGGCATCTGGCAGTTCGTGCGCGACCGGCTGCTGTCCTTCGGCCTGATTCTGAGCGTGGCTTTGCTGCTGCTTATTTCCTTCGTGATTAGCGCCCTGCTCAGCGTGTTCACCGATCAGCTGCAGCGCTGGTTTCCGGAGGTGGCCGTCATCTTTATTCACCTCATCGACTTTGCCCTCTCCCTCTTCATTACCTCCCTGCTGTTTGGCCTGATCTACCGCTTCCTGCCCGACGCCATTATCCGGTGGCGCGACGTGGGCATTGGCGCTGTTATCACGGCCCTACTGTTTTTGGTGGGTAAGTATCTGATTGCCTTCTACATTGCCCAATCTAACCCCGGCTCGGCGTTTGGAGCGGCGGGCTCGGCCATCGTGCTGCTGCTGTGGGTAAACTACTCCTCGCTCATCATCTTCTTCGGGGCCGAGTTTACCCAGGAGTTTGCCGATGCCTTCGGCCAGAAGGTACAGCCCAAGGCCCATGCCGTGCGCATCGAAACCCGCGAGGTACCCGAGGGTGAGACGAAGGAAGAAATCAGCACCGGCCGCCCCCGCGCCGAAGGCCGCTGGAGAGGCTAA
- a CDS encoding DUF3891 family protein, with product MIVNHVPAGWQIIYQQAHALLAAQLLHQWPAFLPCDQWVGLLAAAAQHDDEQQDWDGHYGITPAGAPANFTMKEFSLEQATGLMKAARFQGRWRSLLTSMHLSTLYESLRGQNPETDAFLDEQRACQKRWLRELKIKKADAGRAYTLLHWCDRLSLIFCRQELPEMGRALEIYQGPDGQPYHVLQPQAPGPVRVQPWPFRDKQFTVSVEATVLHQLQFKDDAELAQALRQAPIERLTWDLAKG from the coding sequence ATGATTGTAAACCATGTCCCGGCCGGCTGGCAGATTATCTATCAGCAAGCCCACGCCCTGCTGGCGGCCCAGCTGCTGCACCAGTGGCCTGCCTTCCTACCCTGCGACCAGTGGGTGGGCTTGCTGGCCGCCGCTGCCCAGCACGACGATGAGCAGCAGGATTGGGACGGGCACTACGGCATTACGCCCGCCGGAGCCCCCGCCAACTTTACTATGAAGGAGTTTTCCTTGGAGCAAGCCACCGGCCTGATGAAGGCGGCCCGCTTTCAGGGGCGTTGGCGCAGCCTGCTGACCAGCATGCACCTGAGTACCCTTTATGAAAGCCTGCGGGGCCAGAACCCGGAAACCGACGCCTTTCTGGACGAGCAGCGAGCCTGCCAGAAGCGCTGGCTGCGGGAGCTGAAAATCAAAAAAGCCGATGCCGGGCGCGCATACACTCTGCTGCACTGGTGCGACCGGCTCAGCCTGATTTTCTGTCGGCAGGAGCTGCCGGAAATGGGCCGCGCCCTGGAAATTTACCAAGGCCCCGATGGGCAGCCCTACCACGTATTGCAGCCCCAGGCGCCGGGCCCGGTACGGGTGCAGCCCTGGCCTTTCCGCGACAAGCAGTTCACCGTCAGCGTGGAGGCTACCGTACTGCACCAGTTGCAGTTCAAAGACGATGCGGAGTTGGCCCAGGCCCTGCGCCAGGCCCCTATTGAGCGGCTGACCTGGGACCTGGCGAAGGGGTAG
- a CDS encoding NAD-dependent epimerase/dehydratase family protein: MDTSSTSAATPSGDTILVIGAGGQLGLELTHELRQIYGASNVVAADVRAPQDAETQEAGPFELLDVLDKNRLEEVIRQYKPKQVYHLAALLSATAEKNPKFGWQLNMDGLFHVLDAAVDLGVKQVYWPSSIAVFGPDTPRQNTPQLTIMNPNTVYGISKLAGEQWCEWYFRKHDLDVRSLRYPGLIGYKSLPGGGTTDYAVDIYHKAVAGQSYECFLSEETYLPMMYMPDALKATLDLMHAPAEAIKVRSSYNLGAMSFCPSEITASIQRHYPEFQVSYRPDQRQQIADSWPASIDDTQARQDWGWQPQFDLHRMTDDMLLHLKEAVVLK, encoded by the coding sequence ATGGACACCTCCAGCACTTCGGCCGCTACCCCCAGCGGCGACACCATCCTTGTTATCGGCGCCGGCGGACAGCTGGGCCTGGAGCTCACCCACGAGCTGCGCCAGATCTACGGCGCTTCCAACGTAGTGGCCGCCGACGTGCGCGCGCCCCAGGATGCCGAAACCCAGGAAGCCGGCCCGTTTGAGCTGCTGGATGTGCTGGATAAAAACCGCCTGGAAGAAGTAATCCGGCAGTACAAGCCCAAGCAGGTGTACCACCTGGCGGCCCTGCTGTCGGCCACGGCCGAGAAGAACCCCAAGTTTGGGTGGCAGCTGAATATGGACGGCCTGTTTCATGTGCTGGATGCGGCCGTGGACCTGGGTGTGAAGCAGGTGTACTGGCCCAGTTCTATTGCCGTATTCGGCCCCGATACGCCCCGCCAGAACACGCCCCAGCTGACCATCATGAACCCCAACACGGTGTACGGCATCAGCAAGCTGGCCGGCGAGCAGTGGTGCGAGTGGTATTTCCGCAAGCACGACCTGGATGTGCGCAGTCTGCGCTACCCCGGCCTCATCGGCTACAAGAGCCTGCCCGGCGGCGGCACTACGGATTACGCCGTGGACATCTACCACAAAGCCGTGGCGGGCCAGAGCTACGAGTGCTTCCTCTCGGAGGAAACCTACCTGCCCATGATGTACATGCCCGACGCGCTGAAAGCTACCTTGGACCTGATGCACGCCCCGGCCGAGGCCATTAAGGTGCGCAGTTCCTACAATCTGGGCGCCATGAGCTTCTGCCCCAGCGAAATTACGGCCAGTATTCAGCGCCACTACCCCGAGTTTCAGGTGAGCTACCGCCCCGACCAGCGCCAGCAGATTGCCGACTCCTGGCCCGCCAGCATCGACGACACCCAGGCCCGCCAGGATTGGGGCTGGCAGCCCCAGTTCGACCTGCACCGCATGACCGACGACATGCTGCTGCACCTGAAGGAAGCCGTAGTACTGAAGTAG
- a CDS encoding patatin-like phospholipase family protein has translation MVLFISLLVSAQAQAPTPVVYRNLVMEGGGIRGIAYGGALQELEQRGVLSGLRRVGGTSAGAIQAALLAVGYSPQEIIEVINHMPVQRLNDGRLIFFGGSTRLIKQYGWYRGDQFSKYLSELVARKTQRPDLTLGQLHALAQEEPTRYRDLYTTGTNLTRQCVQVFSYETHPDMRVADAMRISMSIPLYFRAVLLNKQGHVVRRPAKGQEVEVLVDGGLLANYPINLFDHPRYLAAGAAPAATLPTPTKFVNPETLGLRLDRAEQIAYDTQPGGRQQLAPYPIQDFKSYVGALYTLALENLNPTQPEDWPRTISINTLGFNPKIKRMSEGQKRQLMESGRVGAQAFFERL, from the coding sequence ATGGTTCTGTTTATCAGTCTGCTGGTTTCAGCGCAGGCCCAGGCACCTACCCCCGTTGTGTACCGCAACTTAGTAATGGAAGGGGGCGGCATCCGGGGCATTGCCTACGGCGGGGCGCTGCAGGAACTGGAGCAGCGCGGGGTACTATCCGGTTTGCGACGGGTAGGCGGCACCTCGGCGGGGGCCATTCAGGCGGCGCTGCTGGCTGTGGGCTATTCGCCGCAGGAAATCATTGAGGTGATAAACCACATGCCGGTGCAGCGCCTCAACGACGGTCGGCTCATCTTTTTCGGGGGCAGCACCCGGCTCATCAAGCAGTACGGCTGGTACCGCGGCGACCAGTTCTCGAAATACCTGAGCGAGCTGGTAGCCCGCAAAACCCAGCGCCCCGACCTCACCCTGGGCCAGTTGCACGCCTTGGCTCAGGAGGAGCCTACCCGCTACCGTGACCTGTACACTACCGGTACCAATCTCACCCGCCAGTGCGTGCAGGTGTTCAGCTACGAAACCCACCCCGACATGCGCGTAGCCGACGCCATGCGCATTTCCATGAGCATCCCGCTTTACTTCCGGGCCGTGTTGCTCAACAAGCAGGGCCACGTAGTGCGCCGTCCCGCCAAAGGCCAGGAGGTGGAGGTGCTGGTAGATGGGGGCCTGCTGGCGAATTACCCCATTAATTTGTTTGACCACCCGCGCTATCTGGCAGCGGGTGCCGCACCGGCCGCTACCCTCCCTACCCCCACCAAGTTCGTAAACCCCGAAACCCTGGGCCTGCGCCTCGACCGGGCCGAGCAGATTGCCTACGACACCCAACCCGGCGGCCGGCAGCAGCTGGCGCCCTACCCCATCCAAGACTTCAAATCCTACGTGGGGGCCCTGTACACCCTGGCCCTGGAAAACCTCAACCCTACGCAGCCGGAGGACTGGCCCCGCACCATCAGCATCAACACGCTCGGCTTCAACCCGAAAATCAAGCGCATGTCGGAGGGGCAGAAGCGGCAGTTGATGGAAAGCGGGAGGGTAGGAGCGCAGGCTTTTTTTGAGCGTCTGTAA
- the kbl gene encoding glycine C-acetyltransferase has protein sequence MYTTLQPDLEKQLQEIKDAGLYKKERVITSPQGAEIETTEAGEVLNFCANNYLGLSSHPEVVRAAKEAIDTHGYGMSSVRFICGTQDIHKQLEQKLAEFLGTEDTILYAAAFDANGGVFEPLFNEQDAIISDALNHASIIDGVRLCKAQRYRYAHNDMQDLEKQLQDAVAKGTRHRIIVTDGSFSMDGTIAQLDKICDLADKYQALVMIDECHSMGFLGKTGRGTHEYRNAMGRVDIITGTLGKALGGAMGGFTSGRKEIIDMLRQRSRPYLFSNTLAPAIVGASLRVLELLTESTELRDRLEENTKYFRAKMTEAGFDIKPGEHPIVPVMLYDAKLSQEFAAKMLEKGIYVVGFYYPVVPQGQARIRVQLSAAHTREHLDKAINAFIEVGRELGTIKEPSAQQPEAGQVVQNTP, from the coding sequence ATGTACACCACCCTCCAGCCGGACCTCGAAAAGCAGCTTCAGGAAATTAAGGATGCGGGCCTCTACAAAAAGGAGCGCGTGATTACCTCGCCCCAGGGCGCCGAAATTGAAACCACCGAGGCCGGTGAAGTGCTGAACTTCTGCGCCAACAACTACCTGGGGTTGTCGTCGCACCCGGAGGTAGTGCGGGCCGCCAAAGAAGCCATTGATACTCACGGCTACGGTATGTCGTCGGTGCGCTTTATCTGCGGCACTCAGGATATTCATAAGCAGCTGGAGCAGAAGCTGGCCGAGTTTCTGGGCACCGAGGATACCATTCTGTACGCAGCAGCTTTTGATGCTAACGGCGGCGTGTTCGAACCCCTGTTCAACGAGCAGGATGCCATTATTTCTGACGCTCTGAACCACGCTTCCATTATTGATGGCGTGCGCCTGTGCAAGGCTCAGCGCTACCGCTACGCCCACAACGACATGCAGGACCTGGAAAAGCAGCTCCAGGACGCCGTAGCCAAAGGCACCCGCCACCGCATCATCGTGACGGATGGCTCGTTCTCTATGGACGGCACCATTGCCCAGCTCGATAAAATCTGCGACCTGGCGGATAAGTACCAGGCCCTGGTGATGATTGACGAGTGCCATAGCATGGGTTTCTTGGGCAAAACCGGCCGCGGCACCCACGAGTACCGCAACGCCATGGGCCGCGTGGATATCATTACGGGCACGCTCGGCAAGGCCCTCGGCGGGGCTATGGGTGGCTTCACTTCGGGCCGCAAGGAAATTATTGACATGCTGCGTCAGCGCAGCCGCCCCTACCTGTTCAGCAACACCCTGGCTCCGGCCATTGTGGGCGCCTCACTACGGGTACTGGAGCTGCTCACGGAAAGCACCGAGCTGCGCGACCGGCTGGAAGAAAACACCAAATACTTCCGCGCCAAGATGACGGAAGCCGGCTTCGACATCAAGCCCGGCGAGCACCCCATCGTGCCCGTGATGCTCTACGATGCCAAGCTCAGCCAGGAGTTTGCCGCCAAAATGCTCGAAAAGGGTATTTATGTGGTGGGCTTTTACTACCCCGTGGTGCCCCAGGGCCAGGCCCGCATCCGGGTGCAGCTGAGCGCCGCCCACACCCGCGAGCATCTCGACAAGGCCATCAACGCTTTCATCGAGGTAGGCCGCGAGCTGGGCACCATCAAGGAGCCCTCGGCCCAGCAGCCGGAAGCCGGCCAGGTAGTGCAAAACACGCCGTAA